In a genomic window of Vulpes lagopus strain Blue_001 chromosome 13, ASM1834538v1, whole genome shotgun sequence:
- the LOC121474854 gene encoding leptin isoform X1: MRCGPLCRFLWLWPYLSCVEAVPIRKVQDDTKTLIKTIVARINDISHTQSVSSKQRVAGLDFIPGLQPVLSLSKMDQTLAIYQQILTSLHSRNVVQISNDLENLRDLLHLLASSKSCPLPRARGLETFESLGGVLEASLYSTEVVALSRLQAALQDMLRRLDLSPGC, translated from the exons ATGCGTTGTGGACCTCTGTGCCGATTCCTGTGGCTTTGGCCCTATCTGTCCTGTGTTGAAGCTGTGCCAATCCGAAAAGTCCAGGATGACACCAAAACCCTCATCAAGACGATTGTCGCCAGGATCAATGACATTTCACACACG CAGTCTGTCTCCTCCAAACAGAGGGTCGCTGGTCTGGACTTCATTCCTGGGCTCCAACCAGTCCTGAGTTTGTCCAAGATGGACCAGACGTTGGCCATCTACCAACAGATCCTCACCAGTCTGCATTCCAGAAATGTGGTCCAAATATCTAATGACCTGGAGAACCTCCGGGACCTTCTCCACCTGCTGGCCTCCTCCAAGAGCTGCCCCTTGCCCCGGGCCAGGGGCCTGGAGACCTTTGAGAGCCTGGGCGGCGTCCTGGAAGCCTCACTCTACTCCACAGAGGTGGTGGCTCTGAGCAGACTGCAGGCGGCCCTCCAGGACATGCTTCGGCGGCTGGACCTCAGCCCTGGGTGCTGA
- the LOC121474854 gene encoding leptin isoform X2, with the protein MRCGPLCRFLWLWPYLSCVEAVPIRKVQDDTKTLIKTIVARINDISHTSVSSKQRVAGLDFIPGLQPVLSLSKMDQTLAIYQQILTSLHSRNVVQISNDLENLRDLLHLLASSKSCPLPRARGLETFESLGGVLEASLYSTEVVALSRLQAALQDMLRRLDLSPGC; encoded by the exons ATGCGTTGTGGACCTCTGTGCCGATTCCTGTGGCTTTGGCCCTATCTGTCCTGTGTTGAAGCTGTGCCAATCCGAAAAGTCCAGGATGACACCAAAACCCTCATCAAGACGATTGTCGCCAGGATCAATGACATTTCACACACG TCTGTCTCCTCCAAACAGAGGGTCGCTGGTCTGGACTTCATTCCTGGGCTCCAACCAGTCCTGAGTTTGTCCAAGATGGACCAGACGTTGGCCATCTACCAACAGATCCTCACCAGTCTGCATTCCAGAAATGTGGTCCAAATATCTAATGACCTGGAGAACCTCCGGGACCTTCTCCACCTGCTGGCCTCCTCCAAGAGCTGCCCCTTGCCCCGGGCCAGGGGCCTGGAGACCTTTGAGAGCCTGGGCGGCGTCCTGGAAGCCTCACTCTACTCCACAGAGGTGGTGGCTCTGAGCAGACTGCAGGCGGCCCTCCAGGACATGCTTCGGCGGCTGGACCTCAGCCCTGGGTGCTGA